A genomic stretch from Oligoflexus sp. includes:
- a CDS encoding alpha/beta hydrolase has protein sequence MPLMTINGTEIHFQRMGQGPAVVMIHGLLLGNMASWYFSVASQLAARHEVLLYDLRGHGLSELSPTGYDLETMVDDLEILLDSQGFDQVALVGHSYGAMIALQFALRHPDRVSRLVCIEAPMPLARGLEMDEFRNADPETMLAALPIELQNSLGTGSRQGRKLMARLNFLLNETNLLAQLRREPNPAPTHSGSYQNPALLIYGTRSKLVDVPQKIQRLLPQARLSWLPGGHYLPSEMPQELGRTIGEFFS, from the coding sequence ATGCCATTGATGACGATCAACGGAACAGAAATTCATTTTCAGCGCATGGGCCAGGGGCCGGCTGTGGTCATGATCCATGGCCTGCTCCTTGGAAACATGGCCAGCTGGTATTTCAGCGTCGCGTCCCAGCTCGCTGCGCGTCATGAGGTTTTGCTCTACGATCTGCGCGGGCATGGGCTGAGTGAACTCAGTCCGACCGGCTATGACCTGGAAACGATGGTCGATGATCTGGAGATCCTCCTTGATTCCCAGGGTTTCGATCAGGTCGCCCTTGTCGGCCACAGCTATGGTGCAATGATAGCCCTGCAGTTCGCTCTGCGGCATCCCGATCGCGTGAGCCGCCTCGTCTGTATCGAAGCGCCGATGCCCCTGGCTCGCGGACTCGAAATGGATGAATTCCGCAATGCCGACCCGGAAACCATGCTCGCGGCATTGCCGATCGAGCTGCAAAATTCCTTGGGCACCGGCAGTCGACAGGGACGCAAGCTGATGGCGCGTTTAAATTTTCTTTTGAATGAAACCAATCTGCTCGCTCAGCTGCGTCGTGAGCCCAATCCCGCTCCGACGCATAGCGGATCCTATCAAAACCCGGCACTTTTGATTTACGGGACACGCTCGAAGCTGGTGGATGTCCCGCAAAAAATTCAGAGACTTCTGCCTCAGGCCCGCCTCAGCTGGCTTCCGGGCGGACACTATCTGCCGTCGGAAATGCCTCAGGAATTGGGGCGAACCATAGGGGAGTTTTTCTCATGA
- a CDS encoding 4'-phosphopantetheinyl transferase superfamily protein: MSMQDVLLLAADDTKMLMEGLREGLSLTVGRGMMRLAVVHPTAERLERARKLVEKGKASRGIQDMWFVPEGLLHEGGKLAFMYPGIDSQTPPDTRDVAGHFQLPPVRMQGKGSLEDRGSEVFFTSDLYTSVLKKMRLEPDVLLGHSIGEWTAMVAAGYTGDQSVDEVAAALQPGMLPVPGVVFVALSCGVDKARAAIQGLPELEISHDNCPHQSIICGIESSADIAIARLRDERVICQKLDFRSGFHTSLFKNFTGVIERSFRALKLNEPIKSLWSATTCRPYPKDHEALQKLMIQHLVEPVRFRELTDALYAEGVRVFLQVGAGSLPGFVDDTLRGRPHLALSTIASQRSALAQLQRFGAALFAEGANFDVTTLQAHKPVAPAMPALKPKTLTLATDLVQDMELCFAAMQDAMREVTAALHITEPFRFKIQHSLSLKDRPELMDHCIYRQKKGWKNTNDLFPVMPMTATIELVRQLAESHVDQRVVIAIEDISATKWLAVESVKDLDIELSYDGRSRLKVDIIGHFTATAVMATAYPPAPPCSLAPLKNPEASTIPLATVYDDGWLFHGPRYQCLAAFDGVGDDGIDGKIRATSTPGALLDNVGQLAGLWIMQRLPIDRYAMPIRIKRIRFHGPQPALGVLDCRIRNRRIRSRDIMFDMEVSAEGKVWASIEAWEKWRFECDDKLWQFLIKPGRSLLAEQREGFSCFEPEQLSDGIAHELSRRYLREDERKIYQTLGSKQKDWICGRVAAKDAVRHYLWSQGYPHDIYPAEIWIQNDANGKPCITEMPGSWLLHVSISHKDHRGVALVSERAFPGIDIEKIEQRQDSFIHTVFTRDEWELLPAEDRAEWVTRFWSAKEAFAKSTGLGLQGDPKKFVIERWEKDRIRIQKSWVESTKLGSFIVSKFGGLN; this comes from the coding sequence ATGAGCATGCAGGACGTTTTGCTGCTGGCAGCGGACGATACAAAAATGCTGATGGAAGGACTCCGTGAAGGACTATCCTTGACCGTCGGGCGCGGTATGATGCGCCTGGCGGTCGTTCACCCCACGGCCGAGCGCCTGGAACGCGCGCGAAAGCTTGTGGAAAAGGGTAAAGCCAGTCGCGGAATCCAGGATATGTGGTTTGTGCCGGAAGGTCTGCTTCATGAAGGCGGCAAACTTGCCTTCATGTATCCGGGCATAGATTCGCAGACGCCGCCCGATACGCGGGACGTCGCCGGGCACTTTCAACTGCCTCCGGTCAGGATGCAGGGAAAAGGATCACTGGAAGATCGCGGCAGTGAGGTTTTTTTCACCTCGGATCTTTACACCAGCGTTCTGAAAAAAATGCGTCTGGAGCCCGATGTCCTTCTGGGTCATAGCATCGGCGAATGGACCGCGATGGTAGCGGCCGGGTATACCGGCGATCAGTCGGTGGACGAGGTCGCCGCTGCACTGCAGCCGGGAATGCTGCCTGTGCCAGGTGTCGTCTTTGTCGCGTTGAGCTGCGGAGTGGATAAGGCCCGCGCTGCCATCCAGGGTCTGCCCGAGCTGGAAATCTCGCATGATAATTGTCCGCATCAATCCATAATCTGCGGTATAGAATCCAGCGCCGACATTGCGATCGCCCGTCTTCGTGATGAACGGGTCATCTGTCAGAAACTGGATTTTCGCTCGGGCTTTCACACCTCCCTTTTCAAAAATTTTACGGGTGTGATCGAACGCAGTTTTCGGGCGTTAAAGCTCAATGAACCTATCAAATCCCTTTGGTCGGCCACGACCTGCCGTCCCTACCCGAAGGATCATGAGGCCCTGCAAAAGCTTATGATCCAGCATCTGGTGGAACCTGTTCGCTTCCGCGAACTCACCGACGCACTTTATGCCGAGGGGGTGCGGGTCTTTTTACAGGTCGGCGCAGGCAGTCTGCCCGGTTTTGTCGATGATACCCTGCGTGGCCGTCCGCATCTGGCCTTGAGCACGATCGCGTCACAGCGTTCCGCACTGGCTCAGCTGCAGCGTTTCGGAGCGGCACTCTTCGCAGAAGGCGCGAATTTCGATGTGACCACCTTGCAGGCGCATAAGCCCGTGGCCCCAGCCATGCCAGCCCTCAAACCGAAAACATTGACCCTGGCCACAGACCTCGTCCAGGATATGGAACTTTGCTTTGCCGCCATGCAGGATGCCATGCGTGAGGTCACAGCCGCACTTCATATCACAGAACCCTTCCGCTTTAAAATCCAGCATAGCCTTAGCCTGAAGGATCGGCCCGAGCTGATGGATCACTGCATTTATCGGCAGAAAAAAGGCTGGAAGAATACCAATGACCTCTTCCCGGTCATGCCGATGACGGCCACGATTGAACTCGTGCGGCAGCTCGCCGAGTCTCATGTGGACCAAAGGGTCGTGATTGCGATCGAAGATATTTCGGCCACCAAATGGCTGGCTGTGGAATCCGTGAAAGACCTCGACATCGAACTCAGCTATGACGGCCGCAGCCGTTTGAAAGTCGACATTATCGGTCACTTCACGGCCACTGCTGTCATGGCCACCGCCTATCCCCCGGCACCGCCCTGCTCGCTCGCTCCTTTGAAAAATCCGGAAGCGAGCACGATTCCTCTGGCCACCGTCTATGATGATGGCTGGCTCTTTCATGGGCCGCGCTATCAATGTCTCGCTGCCTTTGATGGAGTCGGAGACGACGGTATTGATGGTAAAATCCGCGCGACATCAACCCCCGGTGCTCTTTTGGATAACGTCGGGCAGCTCGCCGGTCTTTGGATCATGCAAAGGCTGCCGATCGACCGCTATGCGATGCCGATCCGCATCAAACGCATCCGCTTCCATGGACCTCAGCCCGCTCTCGGTGTTTTGGACTGCCGCATTCGCAATCGCCGGATCCGTAGCCGCGATATCATGTTCGATATGGAAGTGAGTGCCGAAGGCAAAGTCTGGGCCTCTATCGAAGCCTGGGAAAAATGGCGTTTTGAATGCGATGACAAGCTCTGGCAGTTCCTTATCAAGCCAGGCCGCAGCCTGCTCGCCGAACAAAGGGAAGGCTTCAGCTGCTTCGAACCCGAGCAGCTGAGCGATGGCATTGCGCATGAATTATCCCGCCGCTATCTGCGCGAGGACGAACGCAAAATCTATCAGACTCTCGGCAGCAAACAAAAAGATTGGATCTGCGGCCGCGTGGCCGCCAAGGATGCCGTCAGGCATTACCTTTGGTCGCAGGGCTATCCGCATGATATCTATCCGGCCGAGATCTGGATTCAAAACGATGCGAACGGCAAGCCCTGCATCACCGAAATGCCCGGCTCCTGGCTGCTGCATGTCTCCATCTCGCATAAGGATCATCGGGGTGTGGCCCTGGTCAGTGAGCGGGCCTTCCCCGGCATTGATATCGAAAAGATTGAGCAGCGCCAGGATTCTTTCATCCACACGGTTTTTACCCGTGATGAATGGGAACTGCTGCCGGCCGAGGATCGTGCGGAATGGGTCACCCGCTTTTGGAGCGCGAAAGAAGCCTTTGCCAAGTCCACAGGCCTTGGACTTCAGGGTGATCCGAAAAAATTTGTAATTGAAAGATGGGAAAAGGACCGGATTCGCATTCAAAAATCCTGGGTCGAGTCCACTAAACTCGGGTCCTTTATTGTGAGTAAATTTGGAGGTTTGAACTAA
- a CDS encoding SDR family NAD(P)-dependent oxidoreductase, which translates to MISPAIVGVSPFETPDVGLVESLGKAGAIAILDLGRDSANGRNALAALQRNRMPAFGVRISRLESFTPADLSDRVTILILDAADLLIQKNPEETLDAWRTNTRSIWVQVCSLEEARKLLAQAKPDGLIAKGAESGGRVGTSSSLILMQELRQLDLPFWVQGGIGVHAAAAAFAAGARAVVLDSQLALLKEAALPDALKKIIRHFEGTETRILHQHQVVSRPDLKVPQENEVTRERFLDHLGWQGATPILPAGQDLYLARVFAERFGNVSAMVQGMKRSVRGHLRQAKALDFLKPQGPLAQSYRTRYPLAQGPMTRVSDRADFIKAVSDNGALPFVALSLMGKTACRELLEETERKLGTQPWGVGILGFVSEDLRQEQLEVLKDFRPSAVLIAGGRPAQADFFEKKGIRCFLHVPSPGLLQQFLKDGARRFIFEGRECGGHVGPRYSFVLWETQIEILLQSHCVDELELFFAGGLHDALSGAMLAAMTAPLAARGAKIGALLGSAYLFTEEAVQTGAILQKFQDEALRCRETSLLETAPGHAVRCADTRFVETFNTLKNELRGLKDPKQVWAELEELNVGRLRIASKGLERKGDALVSVDAQRQADEGLYMLGQVAQLRHEVCTMQALHEDITSGASRILADINLDEAPRREPSDIAIIGMACIFPGAKDLESYWRNILTGADLISEVPESRWNPRTYYDPSGQDANKSISKWGGFIDETEFDPLEFGIPPNSMGAIEPTQLLSLKVAKRALEDAGYQNRSFDRERTSVIFGAEAGTDLSSAYGFRAQFPMFAGPIPAELDAHLPSLTEDSFPGVLANVISGRIANRLDLGGSNYTVDAACASSLAALDLAIKELTEGESEMVLCGGADLHNSINDYLMFSSVKALSRSGKSHPFAADGDGIVIAEGVAVVVLKRLPDAIRDGDRIYSVVKAIGSSSDGKSLGLTAPRKEGQMRALNRAYERAGLNPTDIELVEAHGTGTVVGDRTELETLSTVFFEAGALNRQCALGSVKSQIGHTKCAAGLAGVIKTSLALYHGILPPTLHVQEPNPSYRPSANPFYFSSVALPWVRKDRKAAVSAFGFGGTNFHTVLTSYSEPDSTLPAPQGRAAELFVFAHKDEMRQLKEILQNHPELLFSRLAYTQAQRAAGKIALALVARNSADLLQKIEHALSSNESTPVQGIFVRKNEVFQGKIAILFSGQGSQSLNMGAELFTSFPQLRPYLELGSPWLARIFPKGIVPQSEELLKQTSCAQPALGLVEMAFHDLLRSMGLSADMFAGHSYGELTALHAAGSLSAADLIILSQARAEAIETAAQGQKGSMAAVSANLSTVTQAIHGLNVWIANHNAPQQVVIAGLDGDIEAALISLKAQGLAAKKIPVACAFHSPLLARAEELFAKALKDVRLEQPQKPIYANTTAAPHDFELLRQTYAQQIVKPVQFVQQIERMHEDGARLFLEVGPGSVLKDLVGRILGDRPHLARSMGQKGNSLEQFLKLVAELLSLGLPLQTEILFEGRQLQAYDFDLWLQKKPSPTLWLVNGHLARPRLGVIPKGALKPGEFQLNLSSMYQGADMNHDSAKSETRESLVKEYLHSMRQLVESQKQVMLQYLGADMQPVLRMAEPQPMRDAQAALKVVSSPAPAPVTARPLVEIKVRDTKETVLEVVSQKTGYPSEMLDLDQDLEADLSIDSIKRFEIIADLGDILGHAREQLEKLASMKTLRQMIQALEGQQKTAPATTPAAVPEAKSPVDQNVRQYLIRVEEAPLPLKVDAEQKLNNRRIAILRDSKGIAEALAGFLTEAGAQVKLVSIGEDAPSDADAFDGLVLLSLLDEWGSNPTEVFKTLQQACRRNIHTIIGVTGRGGAFGHDSQAEHGPQGKGMSGLFKSLAKEFADKMVKVIDFDPREAVALIARNIFQEILVADPLVEVGYVGEVRRQLVCVPLLTELGTETLSLDKNSVILMLGGARGIAAQVALKFAEQYGCRFEIVGRSPLPDEESPETASIPDLHGLKAYFVQKKTFKKPAEIESACRRILQNREMQATLNKLNKLGSGVRYHCFDVRDKGRLEELMDRLYAEGRIDGVIHAAGVLSDSLILDKTPEAFKRVFETKVNPAEVLEAKLQNDVKFVALFSSVSGCFGNRGQTDYAAANSALDHVARSLGRRVKGRTLSINWGPWAGTGMVTADLENEYRRRGIGLIPPQVGTQRFLDELRFGRHETRQVVIMNGSPESFGLS; encoded by the coding sequence ATGATATCTCCTGCTATCGTTGGCGTGTCTCCTTTTGAAACTCCGGATGTTGGATTGGTGGAAAGCCTAGGCAAAGCAGGCGCGATCGCGATTCTCGATTTGGGTCGGGACAGCGCAAACGGACGAAACGCTCTGGCTGCCTTGCAAAGGAACCGCATGCCCGCCTTCGGTGTGCGCATCAGCCGCCTTGAGTCTTTCACGCCCGCGGATTTGAGTGATCGCGTCACGATCTTGATCCTCGATGCGGCCGATCTTTTGATCCAGAAAAACCCGGAGGAAACTTTGGATGCCTGGCGCACAAACACGCGCAGCATCTGGGTCCAGGTCTGTTCACTTGAGGAAGCACGAAAGCTGCTTGCCCAAGCGAAGCCCGATGGCTTGATTGCCAAAGGTGCGGAAAGCGGCGGGCGCGTCGGCACTTCGTCGAGTTTGATTCTGATGCAGGAGCTTCGTCAGCTCGATCTTCCCTTCTGGGTCCAGGGCGGCATCGGCGTTCATGCGGCAGCGGCCGCTTTCGCAGCAGGGGCCCGCGCGGTCGTGCTCGATTCACAGCTCGCACTTTTGAAAGAGGCCGCGCTGCCGGATGCTCTCAAGAAAATCATTCGTCACTTTGAAGGCACAGAAACGCGCATCCTTCATCAGCATCAGGTGGTGAGTCGGCCCGATCTCAAAGTTCCGCAGGAAAACGAAGTCACGCGTGAGCGTTTCCTCGATCATCTCGGCTGGCAGGGCGCGACACCCATACTCCCGGCGGGTCAGGATCTTTATCTCGCTCGCGTGTTTGCGGAACGCTTTGGCAATGTCTCGGCCATGGTGCAGGGCATGAAGCGAAGCGTGCGGGGTCATCTCCGTCAGGCCAAGGCTCTCGACTTTTTGAAGCCGCAAGGACCCCTCGCACAGTCCTATCGCACCCGCTATCCTCTGGCTCAGGGACCGATGACCCGCGTCAGTGATCGTGCTGATTTTATCAAAGCGGTTTCTGATAATGGAGCCCTGCCCTTCGTTGCGCTCTCGCTCATGGGAAAAACAGCCTGTCGCGAGCTGCTCGAAGAAACGGAGAGAAAATTAGGGACACAGCCCTGGGGCGTCGGCATCCTGGGTTTTGTTTCGGAAGACTTGCGTCAGGAGCAGCTTGAGGTCTTGAAGGATTTCCGCCCCTCCGCGGTTTTGATCGCAGGCGGGCGGCCAGCGCAAGCCGATTTTTTTGAAAAGAAAGGCATCCGCTGCTTTCTGCATGTGCCCTCGCCCGGACTTTTGCAGCAGTTTTTAAAGGATGGCGCCCGCCGCTTTATTTTCGAGGGGCGCGAATGCGGTGGTCACGTCGGTCCACGCTATAGTTTTGTGCTATGGGAAACGCAGATCGAAATCCTCCTTCAATCCCACTGCGTGGACGAGCTGGAACTATTCTTTGCCGGCGGCCTTCATGATGCGCTTTCGGGAGCGATGCTCGCGGCCATGACCGCCCCGCTCGCCGCACGCGGTGCGAAGATCGGTGCCCTTCTCGGTTCGGCCTATCTCTTCACAGAAGAGGCCGTGCAAACCGGAGCCATCCTGCAAAAATTCCAGGATGAAGCCCTGCGCTGCCGTGAAACTTCGCTCCTGGAGACAGCGCCGGGACATGCGGTGCGCTGTGCGGATACGCGTTTTGTGGAAACCTTCAACACCCTTAAAAATGAACTGCGGGGACTCAAAGATCCGAAACAGGTCTGGGCCGAACTCGAAGAATTGAATGTCGGTCGTCTGCGGATCGCATCAAAGGGCCTGGAACGCAAGGGTGATGCGCTGGTCAGTGTCGATGCGCAGCGGCAGGCGGACGAGGGTCTTTATATGCTGGGCCAGGTCGCTCAGCTGCGGCACGAGGTCTGCACCATGCAGGCGCTGCATGAGGATATCACCAGCGGCGCGTCGCGGATTCTGGCCGACATCAATCTTGACGAAGCGCCCAGACGCGAGCCCTCGGATATTGCCATCATCGGGATGGCCTGTATTTTCCCGGGTGCGAAGGATCTCGAAAGCTACTGGCGCAACATCCTGACCGGCGCGGATCTGATTTCCGAAGTGCCCGAGAGTCGTTGGAATCCACGTACCTATTACGACCCTAGCGGACAGGATGCGAACAAATCCATTTCCAAATGGGGCGGTTTCATCGATGAAACGGAATTTGATCCCTTGGAATTCGGGATTCCGCCCAATTCGATGGGCGCCATCGAACCGACCCAGCTTTTAAGCCTTAAGGTTGCCAAACGCGCTTTGGAAGATGCCGGCTATCAAAACCGGAGCTTTGATCGCGAACGCACCTCCGTCATATTCGGAGCCGAGGCCGGCACGGATCTTTCCTCCGCCTATGGCTTCCGCGCTCAATTCCCGATGTTTGCCGGCCCCATACCGGCGGAACTCGATGCGCACCTTCCCAGCCTGACCGAGGATTCTTTCCCCGGCGTCCTGGCCAACGTCATCTCCGGGCGGATTGCCAATCGCCTCGATCTGGGCGGATCCAATTACACGGTCGATGCTGCCTGCGCTTCATCACTTGCGGCCTTGGACCTTGCGATCAAGGAACTCACCGAAGGCGAAAGTGAAATGGTCCTTTGCGGAGGCGCGGACCTTCATAACAGCATCAACGACTACCTCATGTTTTCCAGTGTCAAAGCGCTGTCGCGCAGTGGGAAATCCCATCCCTTCGCCGCGGACGGTGATGGCATCGTGATTGCTGAAGGTGTCGCTGTCGTGGTTCTCAAGCGCCTGCCTGATGCCATCCGCGATGGGGATCGCATCTATTCGGTGGTGAAGGCCATCGGTTCATCCAGTGACGGTAAAAGCCTTGGTCTGACCGCGCCGCGCAAAGAGGGTCAGATGCGGGCTCTGAATCGCGCATACGAACGCGCGGGTCTGAATCCGACCGATATCGAATTGGTCGAGGCTCACGGCACCGGCACAGTGGTGGGTGATCGCACCGAACTCGAAACCTTGAGTACCGTGTTCTTTGAAGCCGGCGCCCTGAATCGACAGTGTGCGCTGGGATCGGTGAAGTCACAGATCGGTCACACCAAATGTGCCGCGGGCCTTGCCGGTGTGATTAAAACGAGTCTCGCGCTTTACCACGGGATTCTGCCTCCAACCCTGCATGTGCAGGAACCCAATCCGTCCTATCGTCCGTCCGCGAATCCCTTTTATTTCAGTTCCGTGGCCCTGCCCTGGGTCCGTAAGGACAGAAAAGCGGCGGTGAGTGCTTTTGGTTTTGGTGGCACGAATTTCCATACGGTGCTGACGTCATACAGCGAACCTGACTCCACGCTGCCGGCACCTCAGGGTCGCGCAGCTGAACTCTTTGTCTTTGCCCATAAGGACGAGATGCGGCAGCTCAAGGAGATTCTGCAGAATCACCCCGAGCTGCTTTTTTCGCGTCTGGCCTATACCCAGGCGCAAAGAGCCGCCGGAAAAATTGCGCTGGCTCTGGTCGCGCGAAACAGTGCGGACCTACTGCAGAAGATCGAGCATGCGCTCAGCAGCAACGAATCAACGCCGGTCCAAGGCATCTTTGTGCGGAAAAACGAGGTTTTTCAGGGCAAAATCGCCATTCTCTTTTCAGGTCAGGGCAGCCAGTCTTTGAATATGGGCGCGGAACTCTTCACAAGCTTCCCGCAGCTGCGGCCTTATTTGGAGCTGGGAAGTCCGTGGCTCGCGCGCATCTTCCCCAAAGGCATCGTGCCCCAATCGGAAGAGCTTTTGAAACAGACCAGCTGTGCTCAGCCCGCACTCGGACTTGTGGAAATGGCCTTTCATGATCTCTTAAGATCCATGGGTCTATCCGCGGATATGTTTGCGGGTCATAGTTACGGTGAGCTGACCGCTCTTCATGCTGCCGGCTCCCTTTCCGCGGCAGACCTTATTATTTTGAGCCAGGCGCGCGCGGAAGCGATAGAAACAGCCGCTCAAGGACAAAAAGGTTCGATGGCTGCCGTGTCGGCGAATCTGAGCACCGTGACCCAGGCCATTCATGGTTTGAATGTCTGGATTGCCAATCATAATGCACCGCAGCAGGTGGTGATCGCCGGCCTGGATGGTGATATCGAGGCCGCTTTGATTTCACTCAAGGCCCAGGGACTCGCCGCGAAAAAAATCCCTGTGGCCTGCGCCTTCCATAGTCCCCTGCTCGCACGGGCTGAAGAGCTTTTTGCCAAGGCCTTGAAAGACGTTCGCCTGGAACAACCGCAAAAGCCGATTTACGCCAACACCACGGCCGCGCCGCATGATTTCGAACTTCTGCGCCAGACCTATGCGCAGCAGATCGTAAAACCCGTGCAGTTCGTTCAGCAGATCGAACGCATGCACGAGGATGGTGCGCGGCTTTTCCTGGAAGTCGGTCCGGGCTCTGTGCTGAAGGATCTGGTCGGCCGCATTCTGGGTGATCGGCCGCATCTGGCCCGTTCGATGGGACAGAAAGGCAATAGCCTGGAGCAGTTTTTAAAACTGGTCGCGGAACTTTTAAGCCTCGGACTGCCGCTGCAAACCGAAATCCTCTTCGAAGGCCGTCAGCTGCAGGCCTACGATTTCGATCTTTGGCTGCAGAAAAAACCGAGCCCCACGCTCTGGTTGGTGAACGGCCATCTGGCCCGCCCACGCCTGGGCGTCATTCCCAAAGGTGCTCTGAAGCCAGGTGAATTCCAATTGAATCTTTCCAGCATGTATCAGGGAGCCGACATGAATCACGATAGTGCGAAATCCGAGACCCGCGAAAGTCTTGTCAAAGAATATCTCCACTCCATGCGGCAGCTCGTGGAAAGTCAAAAGCAGGTGATGCTGCAGTACCTCGGCGCGGATATGCAGCCGGTTCTGCGAATGGCCGAGCCTCAACCCATGCGGGATGCGCAGGCGGCTTTGAAGGTTGTGAGCAGTCCTGCGCCCGCTCCGGTCACGGCGCGTCCTCTTGTGGAAATCAAGGTGCGGGATACCAAGGAAACCGTTCTTGAAGTCGTGAGCCAGAAAACCGGCTATCCGAGTGAGATGCTGGATCTCGATCAGGATCTGGAAGCGGACCTCAGTATTGATTCGATCAAACGTTTTGAAATCATCGCCGACCTTGGTGATATCCTCGGTCATGCCCGCGAACAGCTGGAAAAGCTGGCCAGCATGAAGACTCTGCGGCAGATGATTCAGGCGCTTGAAGGTCAGCAGAAAACTGCGCCCGCCACCACACCGGCAGCCGTCCCGGAAGCGAAATCACCTGTCGATCAGAATGTCCGGCAGTATTTAATCCGCGTGGAAGAGGCACCGCTCCCCTTGAAAGTCGATGCAGAGCAGAAGCTCAATAATCGACGGATTGCCATACTCCGCGATAGCAAGGGGATTGCCGAAGCTTTGGCCGGTTTTCTGACGGAAGCGGGAGCCCAGGTGAAACTCGTGTCCATCGGTGAAGACGCACCGTCGGATGCAGACGCTTTTGATGGACTCGTCCTGCTTTCCCTTCTCGATGAATGGGGTTCCAATCCTACGGAAGTCTTTAAAACTTTGCAGCAGGCCTGCCGGCGTAACATTCATACCATCATCGGCGTCACAGGTCGGGGCGGTGCCTTTGGTCACGATAGCCAGGCCGAACATGGACCACAGGGCAAGGGCATGTCGGGACTTTTCAAAAGTCTCGCCAAGGAATTCGCCGATAAAATGGTCAAGGTCATCGACTTTGATCCCCGTGAAGCGGTGGCCCTGATCGCACGGAACATCTTCCAGGAGATTCTGGTGGCTGACCCTCTGGTGGAAGTCGGCTACGTGGGCGAAGTCCGGCGTCAGCTCGTTTGCGTTCCCCTCCTCACCGAACTCGGAACAGAGACCCTCTCGCTCGATAAAAATTCCGTGATCCTGATGCTCGGTGGTGCGCGAGGAATCGCCGCGCAGGTGGCTTTGAAATTCGCGGAGCAGTATGGCTGCCGCTTTGAAATCGTCGGTCGCTCGCCGCTGCCTGACGAGGAAAGCCCCGAGACAGCCTCGATCCCGGACCTTCATGGTTTGAAGGCTTATTTCGTGCAAAAGAAGACCTTTAAAAAACCTGCGGAGATTGAAAGCGCCTGCCGCAGGATCCTTCAGAACCGGGAAATGCAGGCCACCCTGAATAAATTGAACAAGCTGGGTTCCGGTGTCCGCTATCACTGTTTTGATGTGCGGGACAAAGGCCGTCTGGAAGAACTGATGGATCGCCTTTATGCCGAGGGCCGGATTGATGGTGTGATTCACGCAGCCGGTGTTCTGAGTGATTCTCTGATCCTCGATAAGACGCCCGAAGCCTTCAAACGCGTCTTTGAAACCAAGGTCAATCCCGCGGAAGTGCTGGAAGCCAAATTGCAGAATGACGTAAAATTCGTCGCGCTCTTTTCCAGTGTCTCGGGTTGCTTCGGCAATCGCGGGCAGACCGATTATGCGGCGGCCAACAGCGCCTTGGATCATGTCGCTCGAAGTCTGGGCCGCCGCGTCAAGGGCCGCACTCTTTCCATCAACTGGGGCCCCTGGGCGGGCACCGGCATGGTCACGGCGGACCTTGAAAATGAATACCGCCGCCGCGGTATCGGTCTTATTCCCCCGCAGGTCGGCACGCAGCGTTTCCTGGATGAGCTTCGTTTCGGACGCCATGAAACCCGGCAGGTCGTTATCATGAACGGTTCGCCAGAAAGCTTTGGTCTCTCATGA
- a CDS encoding acyl carrier protein yields MFEAHKEQRILEDVRTMIAGIIGQDVDLNDREIALDTSFNRDLELESIEFVVLSEQLQNRYGREIDFAGWLAGKELQDIINLRVGDVVRFIEQCH; encoded by the coding sequence ATGTTCGAGGCGCACAAGGAACAGAGAATTTTGGAAGACGTCCGCACCATGATCGCGGGCATCATCGGCCAGGACGTGGATCTGAATGATCGCGAGATCGCGCTCGACACCTCCTTCAATCGTGATCTGGAGCTGGAAAGCATTGAATTCGTCGTGCTCTCCGAGCAGCTGCAGAACCGCTACGGAAGAGAGATCGACTTCGCTGGCTGGCTCGCCGGCAAGGAGCTTCAGGATATCATCAATCTTCGCGTCGGAGACGTGGTCAGGTTTATCGAACAATGCCATTGA